Part of the Armatimonadota bacterium genome is shown below.
CAGTTCCCGTATTCTCTCCACGGTCCCTCCTCGTAGCATACGGCCACCTCCTTCCCTTACAGGAAAGGGTGGCGCTCTCGCCTACAGGTGGGGAATTTTCAACCGCGCCCTTTTGTCCATTTTACACCCGCCGCTGACAGCAATTCAACGACCCGAACATCCGCCTTGCCCAGAAGGTCTCCATCATCTTGGGGGCCTTCAGATGAACGGGGAGCCAGATATTCGGCTGCGGATAGGCCGTAGCCTTTATGATCACGTCCTAAGCGACCTGCGTCGGCCCCATCCATTCGCCTTTGAGCGAGTCGGCTTCCTCTATGCCACGAGTGGTAACGTCGCAGGGGATCCGTACCTGGCCCTCGCGGTTGACTACGATGCGGTCGCGGATGCTGACTATGTGAACGACCCGACCTGCGGAGCGCGGATCGGCTCCGACGCGATCCGAAGGGCCATGCAGCGGGTGCTGAGCACCAACGTCAGCGCCTTCCACGTGCACGTCCACGAGCACCGTGGAACGCCGGCGCTGAGCCGTACCGACAGGCGCGGGCTTCCGGGCGTTGTGGAAGCCCTTCGGAACGCCTGTCCGCAACAGGCCCACGGCCTGGTAGTTCTCAGCAAGGACCACGGCATTGCCGAAGTATGGCTTCCGGGTTCGGATCGTCCTCGTTCGGCTGGCCGGGTCACCATTGTCGGCGCGCCGATGGCGTCGTTTGCGAGGTGCGAATATGACTGACGGCCGCTACTCAAGGCAGTCGTTCCTTGGCCCCGAGGCGCAGTCGATCATCAGCCGTACTCGGGTGGGTGTCGTCGGCCTCGGCGGCGGCGGATCGCACATCGGCCAGCAACTCGCCCACATTGGGTTCGTCGATTACGTTCTGTACGATCCGGACATTGCGAAATGCGTCAACTTGAACCGAACGGTCGGTACGACCGCGGAGGATGTCGCCGCGGGCCGTCTGAAGCTGGATGCGGCGACGCGGCTCATCATCGGTCTGCAGCCCGATGCCGTGATTCGGCCGCACGCCTGCCGGTGGCAGGACCAGCCGGAAGACCTCCGGGGGTGCGACATCGTGTTCGGCTGCGTGGACGGGTTTCGGGGGCGTGATGAGCTCGAGCGGTCCTGCCGGCGCTATATGATCCCGTACGTAGACATCGGCATGGACGTGCACCAGGCGGACGGCGAAGCGCCGCGTATGGGGGGCCAGGTCATCCTCTCGCTGCCCGGCCACCCCTGCATGCGCTGCCTGGGATTCCTTACGAACGAGACCTTGGCGCGCGAAGGCGAGGCTTACGGCGATGCGGGAGTGCATCCGCAAGTGGTGTGGGCGAACGGAATGCTCGCCTCCGCGGCCGTTGGCGTCGGAGTCGACCTGCTCACCGACTGGACCCGGTCGCTCCGGGGCCCGGTCTACCTGTCCTTCGTTGGGAACGACGGGACCTTGACGCCGCACGTGCGGCTGCAGTATCTAGATCTCGAACACTGCACCCATTACCCGATCGGGAGCTGTGGGGACGTTCGCGTCTCCTCGTGATCTCGTCCTCCAACCGGCATCCCACTTGTCGGATAAGGATGGGCTTAGTCAACATTATCGTGATAGCGACCTGGCGCAAATAAGGAAACCGCCAGATCGCTGAACCAGGAAAGGAACGTCAAATGGCTGGAACATCAAAGCGCGGGTGGCCGAGGGACAGTTATACCGGCCCGGGAGGCGGGCTCTCGACCGGACCCGGCGGAGGTATGTCCACCGGACCCGGTGGCGGAATGTCCACCGGACCCGGTGGCGGACTCTACACTGGGCCGGGTGGCGGACTCTACACTGGGCCGGGCGGCGGGCTGTACACCGGGCCGGGCGGCGGACTCTACACTGGGCCGGGCGGCGGGCTGTACACCGGGCCGGGCGGCGGACTCTACACTGGGCCGGGCGGCGGGCTGTACACCGGGCCGTGTAGCAAGCCCTATCGCAGTAACCAACCGCCGCGCGAAGTCCTCCTGAAATACCTGAGTCAGCACGGGATGAAGGAAGCCCTCGCTTGTCTGACAAAGGCATGGCGGTCGTAGGTGGATTTGGCACCTGCCGGAAGATTCCCGTCCATTTCGTTCAATACTCTAGGCCTGTCCGGCCGAGTCTCTCGGACCATATTAGGACAGTATCTACGAAATGGTGCCAAGTTTCGCTCTTCAGGTCCACCATAGTTAACAGACAAAGGAAACTGAGGCCGCAAGGTCTCTTTTTCGATGCTGCTTTTCGCACCTTCTTGACAGAGTAAGGCAGCATGGGGACAGGGACTGTCGTTAGAGTGCTACCCCACATATGGCGGGATGATAGGGTATGCCAGCAAGGGGACCTCGCCGGCGTCTCCGCATCGCTTTGCGGCTTTGCGGAGAGCGGCAAGCTTGGCCGGGCTGCCGTCTAGGCAGGCTAGCAGGTCACCGTCGGCGCACTGTTCAATCGCCTCTGCGCTGCAGAGGCCGGCGCTCAATAGGCGCTGATAGTCTCCTCGCCCAAGCGCACCGTCCGCTTTTGAGGCAATGGCGGCGGCGGCTGCCGTAACGCCTGCTTCTAGGCGCGTCAGCAGGCGCTCGTAGCGATCGGCGAGGTTCAAGTCGGGGTGAAGGATCATCGCGACGCTGGCCACCGTACCGAGGAGGTCGTACGTTCGCTCCGTGATGCTACGGATTGGGCCTGCGATTGGCTCGGGCCGGCTGAACCTCGTCAGAGTCTCCTCTATTCGGCTCATAGGCCAGTCCGTGATCCAGAGCAGGCACGCGACGGCCTTCTTCGCCCTTAGGGTGGGGACGTGACGTTCCGACACGGAGTGGTGCAGCGCTCTCAGCACTTCCGGCGCTACGCCTTGTGCCGCGAGTTCGTTCGGCCAAGCCTGCGGCTCCTTCTGGGTACTTGCCTTGTTGATTGGGAACAGCACGGCATCAAGCTCAACGGTCAACTGCGTTGCGGTGATTAGTGTCGGGTCGTTGATGCTGGCGACGGGAAGAGGTGCGAGGACCTCGACCAGCCTGGTGATCGACTCTACCTCGACCCCGCCCTGGCCACACAGTCGGCCCAGTTCTGTCAGGCGGTAACCGCCCTCCGACGCTCGTTCCACGAGCCGATGGCGCTCCAAATCACCCAGAGATTCCAGGAGTTGCCCCCGGTCCCAAGACCACCGGTCATTCCGCTGGACCAGCTGGAATGCACCGAAACTTCCCTCAAGAAACTCCACGATATTTTCGTCGGTCAGCGGGCGGGCGGCCGAACGCTGGGCTGCCGCCAGAACGCGGACGATGAGGGAGCGCGGATCGGTTCCCTCGACGAGGAACCGCGATTCGATATTCTCGGGAGTCCCCCGCACGTAGCGTGTCCAGTACTCGTACTCCTCCCGCGGACTCAGGGCGAGGAGGTACGAGTGACCGTGTTCGGAAAACCCCAGGCGGCCAGCCCGGCCACAGATGTTCTTGTACTCCGCGATTGAGTATGGCCCTGAGCCTGGATGCTCCAGCCCGACGATCACGACGGCTTCCGCCGGCGTATTCACCCCCATCGCCAAGGTCGTCGTTGCGGCGATCACGCGGACCGGCGAGTTCGGAGCCCTGAACTCCTGTTCAATGACGAGCCGCTCATCCCGCGACAGGTCGGCTGTGTGGAAGGCAATTCCGCTACGGAGGGCTAAGCGGAGGTCCTCCGATGAACGCGACGGATCACCGGTAGGAAGGCCCTGCAGGGCCGCATCTGCCGCTGGTAGGCCGAGTTCCCTGGCGAGGTACTTGGCACAACCGACAGCCTCGCCTTTCCTTTCCCGAAAGACAATTACCTGCTTTCCTTCGCCGACGAGCCGCCGTACCAAGGGGATGACCCAGTCTTGGCTTGAGCCCTTGCCGTAGATTCGCCGGACATGACCTTGATCGATCCGTTCCACTCCACTGTCCGGCTC
Proteins encoded:
- a CDS encoding ThiF family adenylyltransferase, whose amino-acid sequence is MTDGRYSRQSFLGPEAQSIISRTRVGVVGLGGGGSHIGQQLAHIGFVDYVLYDPDIAKCVNLNRTVGTTAEDVAAGRLKLDAATRLIIGLQPDAVIRPHACRWQDQPEDLRGCDIVFGCVDGFRGRDELERSCRRYMIPYVDIGMDVHQADGEAPRMGGQVILSLPGHPCMRCLGFLTNETLAREGEAYGDAGVHPQVVWANGMLASAAVGVGVDLLTDWTRSLRGPVYLSFVGNDGTLTPHVRLQYLDLEHCTHYPIGSCGDVRVSS
- a CDS encoding DEAD/DEAH box helicase; amino-acid sequence: MSFHGLFIGIDRYDSPRINWLTCARQDATALHALFTDTLGGDTTLLVDETATLEAVESQFSRLSQCQEEDVVVIAFSGHGSETHEVVLYDTDPSDLSSTGLPLELLARWFASIPARRLVCILDCCFSGGMGAKVLKVDAASRNLQSVESALEEMKGEGRLILTASSATEEAWENGRLRHGLLTYYLLEALQGAEEVRQGGKVAVLRLLEFVVQRVTAGAAALGKPQHPTMRGQLDGELTWPIFHPGQRYAAAFPEHGRLNASADIGSLAAFGFPEAFLGAWSGAIPSLNQLQVDAINEYGVLDGQHLVVSAPTSSGKTMIGELAALQGALERKRTLFLLPLKALVNDKHQQFVRTYGDLGIRTVRATGEIMDPALLRGQYDICLLTYEKFGNLALAYPHLLDQVGCIVVDEVQMIADSSRGVNLEFVLTLLRMRRRSGVEPQLIALSAVIGDTNGLERWLDSRLLRRTDRPVPLDEGLLLADGSFRYIEPDSGVERIDQGHVRRIYGKGSSQDWVIPLVRRLVGEGKQVIVFRERKGEAVGCAKYLARELGLPAADAALQGLPTGDPSRSSEDLRLALRSGIAFHTADLSRDERLVIEQEFRAPNSPVRVIAATTTLAMGVNTPAEAVVIVGLEHPGSGPYSIAEYKNICGRAGRLGFSEHGHSYLLALSPREEYEYWTRYVRGTPENIESRFLVEGTDPRSLIVRVLAAAQRSAARPLTDENIVEFLEGSFGAFQLVQRNDRWSWDRGQLLESLGDLERHRLVERASEGGYRLTELGRLCGQGGVEVESITRLVEVLAPLPVASINDPTLITATQLTVELDAVLFPINKASTQKEPQAWPNELAAQGVAPEVLRALHHSVSERHVPTLRAKKAVACLLWITDWPMSRIEETLTRFSRPEPIAGPIRSITERTYDLLGTVASVAMILHPDLNLADRYERLLTRLEAGVTAAAAAIASKADGALGRGDYQRLLSAGLCSAEAIEQCADGDLLACLDGSPAKLAALRKAAKRCGDAGEVPLLAYPIIPPYVG